The Mustela nigripes isolate SB6536 chromosome X, MUSNIG.SB6536, whole genome shotgun sequence genomic sequence TTCTGACTTGAAAGGCAAGCAGTCCAAAGGGAGGAAATAGTATTTGGACACCTGTAAgagaaaatattcttataaattgGATAGTGATTCCTAACCATCGTTGATGAATATAAGTACCTTTTGTTAAAATCTTATCAATGAACACATATTTCTAGGAAGATTATATTACAGTTGAAATTATGAATAAGTTGCTAAAGGCCCATGCTGGAAAGCCAATATGCCCTTAATtcaactaaaatatttattcaataaagaCTGACGGTGGtatgaagtatttaaaatgatGGTGGAAACAAAAGCTTTTGTCATAAGAGACCATGGTCTACTTAGaacatttttcctgctttcttccaTCTTGGGTCTCTGCACCTTCCAGCCCTTCACAGAACTTCCAGTTAGCGCCATGCTGGGACAGAGCATCCCAAGGTTCACAACCTTTGTGCCCTGTAGGAGCCACTATGAGGAGGGCCCAGGGAAGAACAGGCCATTTTCACTGGAAAACAAGTGGTGGTTACTAATTATGGTGACCATGTACTTTGGATTTGGATTCGCTGCACCTTTTTTAATAATAAGACACCAacagcttaaaaaaagaaggatgttTTAATTAATCCATAAAACAGATgtgaaaaggaacattttaagaGGTGcagtctcttttaaaaatggatctaactctttttaaaaaatttttatttgtttgacagagatcacaaataggcagagaggcaggcagagagagagagagagagagagaggaggggaagcaggctccctgctgaacagaaaaccagatgcggggctcaatcccaggaccctgggatcatgacctgagccaaaggcagaggctttaactcactgagccacccaggtgcccctggatctaACTCTGGATCTAAACTTACTATATGaatccttaaaacaacaacaacaacaacaacaacaaaaaccctccaTTTCCCTAATGTGGTTCCCTGAATAGATTACCAAAAATGCTTAGATAATGACAAGTGGTAGTCACCATTCCGCTGTCTTTGCACTTAAATGTATCTTAGCGTAAGATCTGCTTTGaagagggtttaaaaaaaaatattcaaccaaattaaaaaaaaatcaattatacatTATGAAGTTTATTCTCAGCCACTCGTTCAAAGCCCTTGGGTACCCAAAGTGGTGGTATTTTTAGAGATCTGTGTCTACTTTCTTAATTCATTTGTGGCTGCAAAGAATGATTCTGCTAACAGCATGAAAAAGAGCCAAATATTGACTCCAGAGATTATGCAGGGTGCCCTATAATTAGTTTTAtgaccaaaaaggaaagaatgccTTGGATGATTGACAGGAtggattgaatgaatgaatgtatgaatgaacaAACAGATGAGTAAATATCATCCATTCAGAAATTCTCAGAATTTCTCAGAAAATCTCAGAATTCTCAGAAATACTTCCGAGAGCGTCATTTCAGTGGTGATGAGCGCTCTGGTGATGAGCGCCTCGTAGGGACGAGCCAGGCTCGGGAGAGGGTCCGGGTAGAGGCAATATGTGACTCCAAAAAGGGAAGGCAAAGGGAGTAAGAAAAGTATCAGCGGGAAAGACAGGCAGGAAGCCAAGAGAGTGAAGAAGAGAATGATAAAGATTAAGGCGCAGCTGTGAGGAAGGCGGGGCTGCAGGGCGGAGAATCAGCTAGCCGGGGTGGATGGGGGACAGCTGGTGACTCCTGAGAAAGTCTGAAGTCCTAAACCTTTGTAATCTGGAAAACTTGGTTAACCACAGTGACTCATTCCCCAGTTATGCCACAAATCCAGGATTTTGCTGGAAAAGCAAGCAGACTGGCCCAGGACATTCTCAACTCCTGCTGCTGTTTCCACTTCGACATCTGACAGAGGTTCTACATGACATAAACAAAGCACAGTCTTTGACTTAAGAATCATTTAGGACGGCTTTCGTTTTGCAGCTAAAACCATTACCGAGAGTTAAACTTTACAGAGTGATGCCCATATGCTGGTCACTGTTCTAAGGGTTTGTTTTAACTCACTGAATCCTCAGAATGACGCCGAAAAGTAGAAACCATTGTCattccatcttacagatgaggaactgactgaggcccagagaggttcgGCAACTTGCCTCTGGTCACACAGCTCAGAAGTCTTGCCATAGACCTTGGGCATAATCACTGATCTGTATTTCTAGACGTCTGGGTGCAGTTCCAGGAAtggaacccaggtctcctggctcCCAGTTCACTGACTTTTCTCCTGTGCTAACCAGAACTCTCTGGTGCCCCCTCTCTGGAGCATCGATGGCCCAGATAACATTACAGTCCCACAGTGACCACGAGTAAGAAAACAAACTCTtcgctctccctgtctctttttgAATGGTTCTACCTCTGGGAGGGGTTCAAGCCAACCTTCCCCCCATCACTGGGGCTGGGCTGCCCAGAACAGTCCCTCCAACTTGGCATTGCCAATTGGACAGTGAGTGAGTGGTTCAGAGCTGGCAGAGCTGTCTCTACCCCTTCATTTCAATTCCGTGCTCACTTCCGAAGCCATCCTCCAAGTGTCCGGCCCTGTTAATGTGGCTCTTTGTAAGTGATTTAAAGGCTGGCATTAGAGGGTGATGTGCTGAACAGGAGACCAAGGTATGAAAAACAATGCTACGGAGTGGATCTCAAGGGCGTTGAGTAAACCTGCTGTCAGGATTTTCAGAGAAGATTTGATTGGGAAGAAAAACACTTCTTTGCTTCATCATTTCGAAGCAATTTCATGCTTCAGTTCTCTATACTTCTGTCTTCTGAACACTTCCGAGGGCCACACATGGGCCTCAGCATCATCCTGAAGTCTTGTACGATGGAGTCGCGGTGCAGGGGCTCTCTGGGTGTGATGTTGAGAGCTGCACGGGAATGCTTGCTTTTGATACAACatttaatcattttcttctgcctcaattAAGTTGAAAAGACTCAAATGCAGCTTAAAATTGAAAAGCATAACTGAAAGAGGTTTATATCAGACATTGANNNNNNNNNNNNNNNNNNNNNNNNNNNNNNNNNNNNNNNNNNNNNNNNNNNNNNNNNNNNNNNNNNNNNNNNNNNNNNNNNNNNNNNNNNNNNNNNNNNNCTGGTGGGTGGCTGAGTCTGTTATGTCAACATCTCAAACGCCATGTGGTCATTTCTTTAGGACCTTGTTTTATGATCTTTGTGGTTgtttctctgcccaccccccagctttattgagatgtaattgacatataacattgcgTGAGTTTAAGCTGTTTAGCCTGATGATTTAATACACATACACAGTGAAATGATTAGTGtgataaggttagttaacacatctgTCACCTTGCATagttaaagtgtgtgtgtgtgtgtgtgtgtgtgtgtgtgtgtgtgtgttgagaacatttaagatctactcttagcaactttccagGATACAATACAGTATAGCAAACCATAGCCACCTTGTTCTGTGTACATTATGGCCCCAGAACTCGTTCATCCTGTAACTGGAAGTTGGTAGCCTTCGACCAGGATCTTGCCATTTCCCACTCTCCTAGCACCTGGCAACCATCCTTcctatctctgtttctctgtgagTTTCACTTTTTCTGATGCCACACATTAGTGAGACCggacagtgtttgtctttctctgtctgacttatctctgTGAGCCGAATGCCCTCAAGGTCTAACCATGTTGCAAATGGCCGGATTTTGTGGGATTGTTTCTTGGTGTGATGCCAGCCTGAGCAAATGTGGTTTCATTCAGTGGTGTGCTTGGTGCCTGCTGCGGGAGTGGAGAAAGGGTCCTCTTGGTTCTCCCACACGCACTGTGTCCTAGACTCCATGCTTGGGTGTCACACACAGATAGGGACAGGGCTCCCCACTCTATATTGCACATTGGCATCTCCCGGGGAGCTTTTCCAAAAGTGCTCAGACTCATGCCCCATCTCGTAAGATTCAGATTCATTTGGTCGAGGGTGGGGGTCTGggcatttataattttcaaagctccccaggtgattccaaggAGCAGCCCACGTGGGGAATCTCTGACTTAGAGGGTCTCATTGAATTTGGGGGAACTTTTCCTGCTCTGCTTCACTCACCCTTTTGACCTTTGGGGGAGAGTCCCATTCTTCATTGTGACAGGAGTGAGAAGTATGTCTGGTGGCCTCGATCCTCAGAATACGCAAGCCAAATCCCTTCGGAACCTTCAACCAGTGGTTTGGATGGCTTCCATTTCGTGCCTTTCTTTCCGGCTGGTATTTCCAGCTTTGCCAAAGCCCATTTTTGGTAACCTTGCCTTCTGCACACCTTAAGAGAGATTGTTTGCCTTTGTAACTTCCCAGTGTGGAAGGATTTTTAGGAGGCCCCAAGGAAAGAAGCCCTCATCTTCCTTCCATTCAAGGCTTCATTCCCGGGACGCTCTGAGACAATGCAGGCCTTCTTCTGCTCTCCCTGGCCAGCCTTCCTGGAGAGGATTTCTGAAGGCAGAGCTCGTGGGGCCTTAGGGGGGCGTTCCTGGAGTGGCAATTCCAGACCGAAATTCCCTGGCTCGGAGTCTCCCTGGGAAGCCCCTGGGGAGGCCCAGGTGTGCACCGAGGTGAAAGAAACCTATTGTGGAGGGATTGTGCTCTGCCAGGGACCTCAGGGCCCGGTCGGAGGCAGTGAGGGAGGAGACGAAGGGGAATGCATCTCCGGATGCATCTCGGGGTCCTGACAAAGTGAAAATTCCAAAAGAGATTTATAGACACGCTCCCCGCCCACCATAGATGTCTTTGTCACGACTGTGAGTTTGCAAAGCACTACTGGCATTATTTCACATTTCTGTGACTTAGAAAGTGAGATGGAACCCTTTGGGGGCACTTACCACATGCCAAACAGTGGTATCCATACATTCACCCATATGCTACTTTAGTcactaatttaatcctcacagtaccCCATGAGAGACCTATGCTTATTGCTTTGTGGATtcagaaaccaaggctcagatcGTTgacatgacttgcccaaggtcatacagacTGGACAAGGACCCAGGTCAGTCTAACATGTAATTGAAGTTCGTCCCTTCCTGGGAAATACAGAATAACTCTCTTTGCTCTTTAACATCATCTGTCCTGACCCTCCTCTCCCATGTCTTCTTTTTAACATAAATACCTTCTGtttcttcagattatttttaatgaacatttccTAGATTTGCCCTTTCCAGAGTCTCACCTTCcattcttcatttgtttcctgATAACTGGCTTCTTTTCCAATATTTCCAGTGGAACTATCTTCCCCTAGGTCACTGATGACCAGATTGTCAAACGCAGCCCTGATTAACCTATATCCAGCCTGTGTCCATAGCATGTAGTACGAAGGCTGGCCACTCTCTCTCTTCAGTTGGGCAATCTCATTCATTCCCATTGATGTACCATCTATATAATGACAACTCCCAAATCTACCTCTGCAGCCGTGACCTTTCTCTTGAGCTTCAGACCCATCCATCCAACTGCCTGTTAAATTTCAGATATCCCATACTTTTCTCAAACTCCACGCACTCCAAAATGGAAACCAGCACCAACCACCACTCCACCCCAATCCTGCACTTCTCTCTATACCCTTCACCATGGTTTAATAGTGATATTGCCTTCCATATGCTCTACCAAGCTGGGAACTCGGGCACACCCTTCCCTTCACCCACTTGTCTAAATCAATCCTTCAAGTTCTATGGATTCCACTTGATGAATAGTTTTCAAAGAtgacctctcctctctccatgCCAGTGACTACTTGAGCATGTCTTAGAGTATTTCAAGAGCTTCATAATGTCTCTCCGATTCCACTTTACTGTACAAGTCTGTTTTCATGCTGCTGATAGATCTTTCAAGGCCCCTTTTAAACTGTTGAACCCACATTTCCCAAAGTACATTTCATTGCACCCTGGTTTTACGGGATGCTCTGTGAAAAATAGGACTGTGGTCAAGTAGCTTTGGGAAAGCCTATGTACTATGCTCTTCTCCTCTTGGAGGTTCATATTGGATGTCCCGAGAAGTCATCCAGTTAAAATCCTGTTTAGCTTTGTAGACTCAGCATCCCGAATGGATTTCATCATGGAATCACCCTTCCTCCCCACACTCACATTTTTCAGTGTAGGGCGTGCCATCAACCATCTGCAGAACGCCTTTGAAACCACAGTCGGTACGTTCTGTTCCTTGGCATGACTTGTAAGGCTCTTCTTCATCCGACCTTTGCTTACCTGTCCAGCCAACCCTCCCCTTTAACTCTCACAGCTGTCATCACAcacctttgtgtttttttctgcttttcttttgccTGAAAAGcccttcttctcccccacccacctctacCTGCCTTCAACTCATCACTGAAGACTCAGCTGTCTTCTATGAAGCATTCTCTGACTCTCTCCAAGGGAGAATTGGTCACCtctcttttttaacttctaaTGTCTGCATACATTTTGAACGTTACATTTTGAACAAAGGAAATCATTCCATTGCTTTGTGGCTTGGCATATTTCAAACGGATTGGATTAGTTtctatatcttttcatttta encodes the following:
- the LOC132007627 gene encoding cytochrome c oxidase subunit 7C, mitochondrial-like — translated: MLGQSIPRFTTFVPCRSHYEEGPGKNRPFSLENKWWLLIMVTMYFGFGFAAPFLIIRHQQLKKRRMF